In Apium graveolens cultivar Ventura chromosome 10, ASM990537v1, whole genome shotgun sequence, the following are encoded in one genomic region:
- the LOC141692881 gene encoding glutamate dehydrogenase A-like, with protein sequence MNALAATNRYFRHAARILGLDSKLEQSLLIPYREVKVEPDEVNALAQLMTRKTAVANIPYGGAKGGIGCKPGELSRSELERLTRVFTQNIHDLIGDQTDVPAPDMGTNAQTMAWILDEYSKFHGHSPAVVTGKPLDLGGSLGREAATGRGVVYATEALLAEHGKSIKDLKFAIQGFGNVGTWAAKLIHEIGGKVVAVSDITGAVKNPNGIDIPALLKHKAETGSLINFNGADEMSADELLVYECDVLIPSALGGVLNRENARDVRAKFLIEAANHPTDPEADEILSKKGVTVMPDIYANAGGVTVSYFEWVQNIQGFRWDEEKVNVELKRYMTSGFDEIRKMCRTHDCNLRMGAFTLGVNRVARATLLRGWEA encoded by the exons GTTGAGCCTGATGAGGTTAATGCTTTGGCTCAATTAATGACTCGGAAGACTGCTGTGGCAAACATCCCTTATGGCGGAGCAAAGGGCGGGATTGGATGCAAGCCTGGAGAGTTAAGTAGGAGTGAACTGGAACGCCTTACTCGCGTCTTCACTCAAAATATTCATGATCTTATTGGAGATCAAACTGACGTTCCAGCACCAGACATGGGCACAAATGCTCAG ACTATGGCATGGATTCTGGATGAGTACTCAAAATTTCATGGTCATTCACCAGCAGTTGTCACAGGAAAACCATTA GACCTTGGAGGTTCACTTGGTAGGGAGGCTGCGACTGGACGTGGCGTTGTTTATGCAACAGAAGCTTTGCTAGCTGAACATGGAAAGTCGATTAAAGACCTTAAATTTGCTATTCAG GGTTTTGGAAACGTTGGAACTTGGGCAGCAAAGCTCATTCACGAGATAGGGGGCAAGGTGGTTGCAGTGAGTGACATCACTGGAGCTGTTAAGAACCCAAATGGAATTGATATACCAGCTCTTTTAAAGCACAAGGCAGAAACGGGAAGCTTAATTAACTTCAATGGCGCAGATGAAATGAGTGCAGATGAACTGCTTGTGTACGAATGTGACGTTCTCATACCGTCTGCTCTGGGAGGAGTCCTGAACAG AGAAAATGCCAGAGATGTAAGAGCCAAATTTCTCATTGAAGCAGCTAACCATCCAACTGATCCTGAAGCAGATGAG ATTTTGTCGAAGAAAGGGGTTACTGTAATGCCGGATATTTATGCTAATGCTGGAGGGGTGACAGTCAGCTACTTTGAGTGGGTTCAG AACATACAAGGTTTTAGGTGGGATGAAGAGAAGGTGAATGTAGAACTAAAGAGATACATGACAAGTGGTTTCGATGAGATCAGAAAGATGTGTCGCACACATGACTGCAACCTTCGGATGGGTGCCTTCACTCTCGGGGTTAATCGTGTTGCTCGTGCTACCCTTTTGAGGGGATGGGAAGCTTAG